Proteins from one Dromiciops gliroides isolate mDroGli1 chromosome 6, mDroGli1.pri, whole genome shotgun sequence genomic window:
- the LOC122732885 gene encoding olfactory receptor 1052-like, translating to MAKENFTVVTEFLLLGLTDHAELKVVLFMLFLLIYIISLVGNLGMIVVIQITPKLQTPMYFFLSCLSFVDACYCSVFGPKMLADFFKEKATISYTACILQYFLFVVLLTTEGFFLAVMAYDRYVAIANPLLYMVVMTKRVCAILVIGSCIGGTINSLTHTIGLVRLSFCGPNVISHFFCDLPPLLKLSCSDISRNELLLLIFSGVIAIITFLTVIISYSFIVIAILRIRSAAGRYKAFSTCASHLTAVTLFYGSISFSYIQPSSQYSLEQEKVVSVFYTMVIPMLNPLIYSLRNKEVKDAVKRVMELKPSFC from the coding sequence ATGGCCAAGGAAAATTTCACAGTGGTCACAGAGTTCCTTCTTTTAGGACTGACAGATCATGCAGAATTGAAAGTGgttctttttatgcttttcctgTTGATATATATCATTTCTCTGGTGGGGAATCTTGGCATGATTGTAGTAATCCAAATCACTCCCAAGCTTCAAACTCCCATGTACTTTTTCCTCAGCTGCCTCTCATTTGTTGACGCTTGTTATTGCTCTGTCTTTGGACCAAAAATGCTTGCAGATTTCTTCAAGGAGAAGGCAACCATATCATACACTGCATGTATActacaatattttttatttgtagtcCTTCTTACCACTGAAGGATTTTTCTTAGCAGTGATGGCATATGACAGGTATGTAGCAATAGCTAATCCCCTGCTTTACATGGTTGTCATGACTAAGAGAGTGTGTGCCATCCTGGTTATTGGGTCTTGTATAGGCGGAACAATTAATTCACTGACACACACAATTGGCTTAGTCAGATTATCCTTCTGTGGGCCAAATGTCATCAGCCATTTCTTCTGTGATTTGCCCCCACTGCTGAAGCTCTCTTGCTCTGATATTTCCAGAAATGAGTTGTTGCTTCTGATATTCTCAGGAGTAATTGCCATAATCACCTTCTTGACTGTAATCATCTCTTATAGCTTCATTGTTATTGCCATTCTCAGGATCCGCTCAGCAGCTGGGAGATATAAAGCCTTCTCTACTTGTGCTTCTCACCTGACAGCTGTAACCCTGTTCTATGGTTCCATAAGCTTTAGCTACATTCAACCAAGCTCTCAATATTCCCTAGAGCAAGAAAAAGTGGTTTCTGTGTTTTATACTATGGTAATTCCAATGCTGAACCCATTGATTTATAGCCTAAGAaacaaggaggtcaaagatgCTGTAAAAAGGGTAATGGAATTGAAACCATCTTTCTGTTAA
- the LOC122730700 gene encoding olfactory receptor 1052-like: MAERNVTGIVEFVLLGFTESPHLQLALFVLFFLIYLVTVVGNLWLILLIGSSSQLHSPKYFFLGHLAFLDFCYSSVCIPKLLVNLLTERKVISYTGCILQFSLFSMFLTTECFLLAAMAYDRYMAICKPLRYGVTMTAGLCLRLVAGSYVFGCVTSLTHMGSLLRWSICGPNIINHYFCDIPVLIHLACSNVQRNEILLLTFSGVISVSTFMIVISSYFSILITILKIPCPQGRYKSFSTCASHLTVVTLFYATVIFTYLCSSFAHPSDWVKIISVFYTLLLPVLNLLIYSIRNKEAKEALRKMLQRKILAQ, from the coding sequence ATGGCTGAGAGGAATGTCACTGGGATAGTGGAGTTTGTTCTCTTGGGCTTTACAGAAAGCCCTCACCTACAGCTTGCCCTCTTCGTGCTCTTCTTCCTGATTTATCTGGTCACAGTGGTAGGAAACCTGTGGCTCATCCTATTAATTGGCTCCAGTTCCCAACTTCACTCCCCCAAGTATTTTTTCCTTGGTCACTTGGCCTTCCTGGATTTCTGTTATTCATCTGTCTGCATCCCTAAGTTGCTTGTGAACCTCTTAACTGAGAGAAAAGTTATCTCTTACACTGGCTGCATCCTTCAGTTCTCCCTCTTCAGCATGTTCCTGACTACAGAATGCTTTCTTCTGGCAGCAATGGCCTATGACCGGTACATGGCCATCTGCAAACCCCTTCGCTATGGAGTCACCATGACTGCCGGTCTCTGCTTGCGCCTGGTGGCTGGCTCCTATGTgtttggctgtgtgacctcactCACACATATGGGAAGTTTACTCAGATGGTCAATCTGTGGTCCCAATATCATCAATCATTACTTCTGTGATATCCCAGTGCTCATTCATCTGGCCTGTTCCAATGTTCAGAGGAATGAGATTTTGCTGCTAACCTTCTCTGGGGTAATATCAGTAAGCACCTTTATGATAGTTATTAGCTCCTACTTTAGTATCTTAATCACTATTCTGAAGATCCCTTGCCCCCAAGGTAGGTATAAAAGCTTCTCCACATGTGCCTCGCACCTGACAGTGGTCACTCTATTCTATGCAACAGtgatatttacttatttgtgctCCAGTTTTGCTCATCCATCAGACTGGGTCAAAATCATATCTGTATTTTATACTCTTTTGTTGCCAGTTCTTAATCTCCTTATTTATAGTATACGAAACAAAGAGGCCAAGGAGGCCCTGAGAAAAATGCTACAGAGGAAAATACTTGCTCAGTGA